In Nitrosomonas stercoris, the genomic stretch AATTACACTGTCATTACGCGTCATCTTATGCAAGGATATTCTTTATCGGGTATTCAGGATTGTCGCTGTAGAAAATCAGCGATGATGTGGTCGGCATAGGGGCGTACTACTTGCTGGATGAAGTGCGGAAAATCAATATGGGCGTTGTCATCGGCACGATCAGAGATAATGCGTACTGCGGCAAATGGTTTAGCAAAATCATTACATACTTGCGCTACAGCTGCGCCTTCCATTTCAACAGCAAGCGCTTGATAACCAGCTGCTGCCAATATGCTATGTAAAGTGATGGATTCAGTCAGGGTATTGATGAAACGATCGCCACTAATAATCAGTCCTTGATGCACACGTGCAGATTGCATAAGGACAGCATCGTGCTTCTGCAAGTCTAAGTTGTTTGTTTTAGTTTGAGCAAGATAAGCATTGGCTGCTTCAAATAACAAAGTTGTTAATGTCG encodes the following:
- a CDS encoding 5'-methylthioadenosineS-adenosylhomocysteine nucleosidase is translated as MTIAILSALPEEQGGLVKILEQREQFQYAGRTFWRGNRHGQKIILGLSGIGKVAAATTATILLERLGAQRIVFTGVAGGMGEGVQVGDIVVAQQFLQHDLDASPIFPRWEVPGYGCTQFTCDPTLTTLLFEAANAYLAQTKTNNLDLQKHDAVLMQSARVHQGLIISGDRFINTLTESITLHSILAAAGYQALAVEMEGAAVAQVCNDFAKPFAAVRIISDRADDNAHIDFPHFIQQVVRPYADHIIADFLQRQS